In Calliopsis andreniformis isolate RMS-2024a chromosome 6, iyCalAndr_principal, whole genome shotgun sequence, a single genomic region encodes these proteins:
- the Mkp3 gene encoding mitogen-activated protein kinase phosphatase 3: MPGGNVMEEDLIGPEWLFRKLRSPNGPSKLLILDCRMHSDFSEAHIRGSVPLAIPSIMLRRLAAGKVDLLSTIRCLDLRNRVEVFLCGNENNRGTFVLIGDSTDPAGHQGETIQVLSRRLRSSGGSVAILMGGFGAFRSRYPEWCEGSQASGEGPPGQDSNEGELMGLRSLRISTPPTRSYSDSDSDSTCDSVGPEEDKDFPVEILPHLYLGNAANSEDREALARHRIQYILNVTPDLPNVFENAGSIKYMQIPISDHWSQNLASFFPQAIQFIEEARNSDKGVLVHCLAGVSRSVTITVAYLMHKCSLSLNDAFNLVRSRKSNVAPNFHFMEQLHSFEKELRDRGDRNRGNDQRCIGACRPGGPCNCPAPSFLSPIDLGLSPDSGIEFDRWAASTPAE; encoded by the exons ATGCCAGGTGGAAATGTTATGGAGGAGGATCTCATTGGCCCAGAGTGGCTTTTCAGAAAACTTAGATCTCCAAACGGTCCAAGTAAACTTCTCATCTTAGATTGTAGGATGCATTCTGATTTTTCTGAAGCTCACATTAGAGGTTCAGTTCCTTTGGCTATACCTAGTATTATGCTAAGACGGTTGGCAGCAGGCAAAGTTGATCTATTGTCAACAATAAGGTGCTTAGACTTAAGAAATAGAGTCGAAGTGTTTTTATGTGGCAATGAAAATAATAGAGGGACATTCGTATTGATTGGTGACTCTACAGACCCTGCAGGACATCAGGGTGAAACAATTCAAGTTTTAAGTCGAAGACTTAGAAGCAGTGGAGGAAGTGTAGCTATTTTAATGG GTGGTTTTGGAGCATTCAGAAGTAGATATCCTGAATGGTGTGAAGGTAGTCAAGCTAGTGGTGAAGGTCCTCCTGGTCAAGATTCTAATGAAGGTGAATTAATGGGTCTTCGATCCCTTCGAATATCTACTCCGCCAACAAGGTCTTATTCAGATTCTGACAGTGATAGTACTTGTGATTCTGTTG GACCTGAGGAAGATAAAGATTTTCCAGTAGAAATTTTGCCTCATTTATATCTTGGAAATGCAGCCAATAGTGAAGATAGAGAAGCTTTGGCACgtcataggatacaatatattCTCAATGTAACTCCAGATTTGCCAAATGTATTTGAAAACGCTGGTTCGATAAAATACATGCAAATACCCATAAGTGATCACTGGAGCCAGAACTTAGCTAGTTTTTTCCCACAAGCAATTCAATTTATTG AGGAAGCTCGGAACTCGGACAAAGGAGTGCTGGTTCACTGTTTAGCTGGAGTATCACGGTCCGTCACAATTACTGTAGCTTATCTTATGCACAAGTGTAGCCTCAGTTTAAATGATGCTTTTAACTTAGTACGTAGTCGAAAATCTAATGTTGCTCcaaattttcattttatggagCAATTGCATAGTTTTGAAAAAGAATTAAGAGATCGGGGTGACCGAAATAGAGGGAACGATCAGAGATGTATTGGAGCGTGTCGACCTGGTGGTCCTTGCAATTGTCCAGCACCCAGTTTTCTTAGCCCTATTGATTTAGGTCTAAGTCCAGATTCAGGAATAGAATTTGATAGGTGGGCGGCGAGCACGCCAGCTGAATGA
- the Plap gene encoding phospholipase A2 activator protein isoform X2, which translates to MGLLCLLLETKLLVNGKDYVHAATLKGHSNFVCSVCIINPSDAHPTGFIITGSNDKTICIYVPEQVEPFKTLKAHQDTICKLKTGTMEGTFLSSSWDLSAKLWNVDDLTKPQLNLIGHTAAVWCVADLMCGVIITGSADKLVIVWKKDGSTLHKLDGHTDCVRDISSLDGTEFLTCANDATVRHWNALHGVCLGTYCAHNNYIYSVIAKENGSLFTSGEDRTIRVWHNKQIDQTITLPTQSVWCIAEFCNGDIVAGSSDGVVRIFSCDPEKYADAETLQKFEEDVANTKLNAQQELGGIKIKDLPDAKALQQPGQKDGQTKIVNEGDAVRAYSWSQNEQRWIRIGDVMGATGGSAATSGKQLYNGIEYDYVFSVDIQDGVPPLKLPYNNGQDPWHVAQKFLQDNDLSQLFLDQVANFIVKNSQPAPVLNTDPQYCDPFTGSSRYIPHSTDTHEQDVRSAEHNSSDISLAPSYIPHTQYLKLEQANLSAILDKLHELNSKQPETFKVPNDKLNTLVKLMKGQISEQLKCEALNTLKILLNWPDNVLFPVLDVTRLIILFKDFNDMLCTDELLRIVKRHIKTDAIASNQLLTFRLLANMFSHETGEKLCLNCKDEILQLLSNLESLGSKNNQVAISTYILNLTVALNKYNDAIGRTHCLNVMFSVLPRLDEPEAVFRTLVGLGTLLCTTPDSNDRSDLIKAVKQSEVALNILRTMSETEISMNHSNKLVNCSKQIISLII; encoded by the exons ATGGGACTATTGTGTCTACTTCTCGAGACAAAACTGCTTGT AAACGGTAAGGATTATGTACATGCTGCTACACTGAAGGGTCATTCTAACTTTGTCTGTTCTGTGTGCATTATAAATCCATCTGACGCCCATCCTACGGGTTTCATTATAACTGGTAGCAATGACAAAACTATATGCATTTATGTGCCAGAGCAAGTAGAACCTTTTAAAACTTTAAAAGCTCATCAAGATACAATATGTAAATTGAAAACTGGTACAATGGAAGGAACGTTTCTTTCGAGTTCATGGGACTTGAGTGCTAAACTATGGAACGTTGATGACTTAACTAAACCACAGTTGAATTTGATAGGTCACACAGCTGCTGTGTGGTGTGTAGCTGATTTAATGTGTGGAGTTATTATAACCGGATCTGCAGATAAATTAGTCATAGTATGGAAAAAGGATGGTTCCACATTACATAAATTAGATGGACATACTGATTGTGTTCGTGATATTTCTTCGTTAGATGGTACTGAATTTTTAACATGTGCCAACGATGCAACTGTGCGTCATTGGAATGCACTCCACGGAGTATGTTTAGGAACGTATTGTGCACATAacaattatatttatagtgttatAGCTAAAGAAAATGGAAGTTTATTTACTTCAGGCGAAGATCGAACTATTAGAGTTTGGCATAACAAACAAATAGATCAAACTATTACATTGCCAACTCAGTCTGTATGGTGTATTGCTGAATTTTGTAATGGTGACATAGTTGCTGGAAGTTCTGATGGTGTAGTTAGGATATTTTCATGTGATCCAGAAAAATATGCAGATGCAGAAACATTACAAAAGTTCGAGGAAGACGTAGCTAATACtaagctcaatgctcaacaagaGCTAGGTGGGATCAAAATTAAGGA TTTACCAGATGCAAAAGCATTACAGCAGCCtggtcaaaaagatggacaaacGAAGATTGTGAATGAAGGAGATGCAGTAAGAGCATATAGTTGGTCACAAAATGAGCAAAGGTGGATAAGGATTGGAGACGTGATGGGTGCAACTGGTGGAAGTGCAGCAACATCTGGAAAACAGCTTTATAATGGAATAGAATATGATTATGTGTTTTCAGTTGATATTCAAGATGGTGTTCCTCCTTTAAAACTACCATATAATAATGGTCAAGATCCTTGGCATGTTGCACAAAAGTTTCTTCAAGATAATGATCTTAGTCAATTATTCTTAGACCAG gttgcaaattttatagtaaaaaattctcaacctgcaccAGTTTTGAACACTGATCCTCAGTACTGTGACCCTTTCACAGGCAGCAGTAGATATATTCCTCACTCTACAGATACACATGAACAGGATGTAAGATCAGCAGAGCACAATTCCTCTGACATTTCTCTAGCACCTTCTTATATTCCTCATACCCAGTATTTAAAATTAGAACAAGCTAATCTGTCTGCTATTTTAG ACAAATTACATGAACTAAATTCTAAACAACCCGAAACATTTAAGGTACCAAACGATAAATTGAATACTTTAGTAAAACTTATGAAAGGTCAAATTTCTGAACAATTAAAGTGCGAAGCTTTAAATACCTTAAAGATACTTTTAAATTGGCCAGACAATGTATTATTTCCTGTACTCGATGTTACAAGACTCATTATACTTTTCAAAGACTTCAATGATATGCTTTGTACAGATGAATTATTACGAATTGTAAAAAGACATATCAAAACTGATGCGATTGCTTCTAATCAATTACTCACATTTCGTTTATTAGCAAACATGTTTTCCCATGAAACAGGAGAGAAGCTTTGTCTTAATTGTAAGGACGAAATATTACAGCTGTTATCAAATTTAGAATCTCTTGGAAGTAAAAATAATCAG GTCGCAATATCAACTTATATATTGAATTTAACAGTAGCTTTGAACAAGTACAATGATGCAATTGGTAGAACGCACTGTTTGAATGTAATGTTTTCCGTTTTACCTCGCCTAGACGAACCTGAAGCAGTGTTCAGAACTCTTGTAGGACTAGGAACACTTTTGTGTACAACACCAGATTCAAATGATCGCAGTGATTTGATCAAAGCAGTAAAACAATCTGAAGTTGCATTAAATATATTAAGAACTATGTCAGAAACGGAGATTTCAATGAATCATTCAAATAAGTTGGTAAACTGTTCAAAACAAATTAttagtttaattatttaa
- the Plap gene encoding phospholipase A2 activator protein isoform X1 — protein MAKPCYKLSTSLFGHTSDVRAVATFTNGTIVSTSRDKTACVWKPSGNGKDYVHAATLKGHSNFVCSVCIINPSDAHPTGFIITGSNDKTICIYVPEQVEPFKTLKAHQDTICKLKTGTMEGTFLSSSWDLSAKLWNVDDLTKPQLNLIGHTAAVWCVADLMCGVIITGSADKLVIVWKKDGSTLHKLDGHTDCVRDISSLDGTEFLTCANDATVRHWNALHGVCLGTYCAHNNYIYSVIAKENGSLFTSGEDRTIRVWHNKQIDQTITLPTQSVWCIAEFCNGDIVAGSSDGVVRIFSCDPEKYADAETLQKFEEDVANTKLNAQQELGGIKIKDLPDAKALQQPGQKDGQTKIVNEGDAVRAYSWSQNEQRWIRIGDVMGATGGSAATSGKQLYNGIEYDYVFSVDIQDGVPPLKLPYNNGQDPWHVAQKFLQDNDLSQLFLDQVANFIVKNSQPAPVLNTDPQYCDPFTGSSRYIPHSTDTHEQDVRSAEHNSSDISLAPSYIPHTQYLKLEQANLSAILDKLHELNSKQPETFKVPNDKLNTLVKLMKGQISEQLKCEALNTLKILLNWPDNVLFPVLDVTRLIILFKDFNDMLCTDELLRIVKRHIKTDAIASNQLLTFRLLANMFSHETGEKLCLNCKDEILQLLSNLESLGSKNNQVAISTYILNLTVALNKYNDAIGRTHCLNVMFSVLPRLDEPEAVFRTLVGLGTLLCTTPDSNDRSDLIKAVKQSEVALNILRTMSETEISMNHSNKLVNCSKQIISLII, from the exons ATGGCTAAGCCGTGTTATAAACTTAGCACCTCTCTCTTTGGGCATACATCAGATGTAAGAGCTGTGGCAACATTTACAAATGGGACTATTGTGTCTACTTCTCGAGACAAAACTGCTTGTGTATGGAAACCATCTGG AAACGGTAAGGATTATGTACATGCTGCTACACTGAAGGGTCATTCTAACTTTGTCTGTTCTGTGTGCATTATAAATCCATCTGACGCCCATCCTACGGGTTTCATTATAACTGGTAGCAATGACAAAACTATATGCATTTATGTGCCAGAGCAAGTAGAACCTTTTAAAACTTTAAAAGCTCATCAAGATACAATATGTAAATTGAAAACTGGTACAATGGAAGGAACGTTTCTTTCGAGTTCATGGGACTTGAGTGCTAAACTATGGAACGTTGATGACTTAACTAAACCACAGTTGAATTTGATAGGTCACACAGCTGCTGTGTGGTGTGTAGCTGATTTAATGTGTGGAGTTATTATAACCGGATCTGCAGATAAATTAGTCATAGTATGGAAAAAGGATGGTTCCACATTACATAAATTAGATGGACATACTGATTGTGTTCGTGATATTTCTTCGTTAGATGGTACTGAATTTTTAACATGTGCCAACGATGCAACTGTGCGTCATTGGAATGCACTCCACGGAGTATGTTTAGGAACGTATTGTGCACATAacaattatatttatagtgttatAGCTAAAGAAAATGGAAGTTTATTTACTTCAGGCGAAGATCGAACTATTAGAGTTTGGCATAACAAACAAATAGATCAAACTATTACATTGCCAACTCAGTCTGTATGGTGTATTGCTGAATTTTGTAATGGTGACATAGTTGCTGGAAGTTCTGATGGTGTAGTTAGGATATTTTCATGTGATCCAGAAAAATATGCAGATGCAGAAACATTACAAAAGTTCGAGGAAGACGTAGCTAATACtaagctcaatgctcaacaagaGCTAGGTGGGATCAAAATTAAGGA TTTACCAGATGCAAAAGCATTACAGCAGCCtggtcaaaaagatggacaaacGAAGATTGTGAATGAAGGAGATGCAGTAAGAGCATATAGTTGGTCACAAAATGAGCAAAGGTGGATAAGGATTGGAGACGTGATGGGTGCAACTGGTGGAAGTGCAGCAACATCTGGAAAACAGCTTTATAATGGAATAGAATATGATTATGTGTTTTCAGTTGATATTCAAGATGGTGTTCCTCCTTTAAAACTACCATATAATAATGGTCAAGATCCTTGGCATGTTGCACAAAAGTTTCTTCAAGATAATGATCTTAGTCAATTATTCTTAGACCAG gttgcaaattttatagtaaaaaattctcaacctgcaccAGTTTTGAACACTGATCCTCAGTACTGTGACCCTTTCACAGGCAGCAGTAGATATATTCCTCACTCTACAGATACACATGAACAGGATGTAAGATCAGCAGAGCACAATTCCTCTGACATTTCTCTAGCACCTTCTTATATTCCTCATACCCAGTATTTAAAATTAGAACAAGCTAATCTGTCTGCTATTTTAG ACAAATTACATGAACTAAATTCTAAACAACCCGAAACATTTAAGGTACCAAACGATAAATTGAATACTTTAGTAAAACTTATGAAAGGTCAAATTTCTGAACAATTAAAGTGCGAAGCTTTAAATACCTTAAAGATACTTTTAAATTGGCCAGACAATGTATTATTTCCTGTACTCGATGTTACAAGACTCATTATACTTTTCAAAGACTTCAATGATATGCTTTGTACAGATGAATTATTACGAATTGTAAAAAGACATATCAAAACTGATGCGATTGCTTCTAATCAATTACTCACATTTCGTTTATTAGCAAACATGTTTTCCCATGAAACAGGAGAGAAGCTTTGTCTTAATTGTAAGGACGAAATATTACAGCTGTTATCAAATTTAGAATCTCTTGGAAGTAAAAATAATCAG GTCGCAATATCAACTTATATATTGAATTTAACAGTAGCTTTGAACAAGTACAATGATGCAATTGGTAGAACGCACTGTTTGAATGTAATGTTTTCCGTTTTACCTCGCCTAGACGAACCTGAAGCAGTGTTCAGAACTCTTGTAGGACTAGGAACACTTTTGTGTACAACACCAGATTCAAATGATCGCAGTGATTTGATCAAAGCAGTAAAACAATCTGAAGTTGCATTAAATATATTAAGAACTATGTCAGAAACGGAGATTTCAATGAATCATTCAAATAAGTTGGTAAACTGTTCAAAACAAATTAttagtttaattatttaa